In the Parasteatoda tepidariorum isolate YZ-2023 chromosome 3, CAS_Ptep_4.0, whole genome shotgun sequence genome, one interval contains:
- the LOC107449324 gene encoding leucine-rich repeat and immunoglobulin-like domain-containing nogo receptor-interacting protein 2, whose protein sequence is MKAECLGKRGTSDERGILLFLLLLLLGGAYGFCPFRCICNEESLTVWCDGASLDVIPITLNPVLQELHLNGNKIKSIAASFTVYQNLRFLDMSQNLLTSLGNNNFLEQRELQVLNLNSNKITSLKAKSFVGLSALKVLRLDGNAISEIANESFEPLYSLENLDLSRNSISELSPSTFSGLLNLKELLLRDNKLTRPPTESFQNTKVLKSLDLGMNDMYVIPKSSFHSLRHLQVLSLDGCGIHIIESGAFLGLDTIVSLFLQDNELQHVPTDVLLDIPFLQELHVGKNKLEKLGPGDFRGLRSLRTISVNGEDTLEVIENGTFTENHQLERLIISHNKMLRNVESGSFHGLDNLRFLSLRGNQFTTFQEDMLHWDKLDVFDVRENPLVCNCSILWLWNLLKRENFSTYGEDVTKVRCQGPQPVNDRLLVEIGPDDMNCESPTLTQILTIAITGVGIFLAAVALLAFWHRYKYAAKQKNKLGQSKRTLYQYGQNSENFSPILSQIVQQPFKNPTIAEL, encoded by the coding sequence ATGAAGGCAGAATGTTTGGGGAAGAGAGGGACATCGGATGAAAGGGGCATCCTGCTCTTCCTCTTACTCCTCTTGCTGGGAGGGGCATATGGATTCTGCCCCTTTCGCTGCATCTGCAATGAAGAATCTCTTACAGTGTGGTGCGATGGAGCCTCTCTGGATGTGATCCCCATCACCCTCAACCCGGTTCTTCAAGAACTCCACCTGAATGGCAACAAGATCAAAAGCATCGCAGCTTCTTTCACTGTTTACCAGAACCTCAGGTTCTTGGATATGTCCCAAAATCTCTTGACTTCTTTGGGGAACAACAACTTCCTGGAGCAGAGGGAACTCCAGGTTTTGAACCTGAACAGCAACAAGATAACTTCTCTCAAAGCCAAATCCTTCGTCGGCTTGTCGGCACTGAAAGTACTCCGCTTAGATGGGAACGCCATCTCTGAAATCGCTAATGAATCATTTGAACCTTTGTACAGTTTAGAAAACTTAGACTTGTCCAGAAACAGCATATCTGAACTGTCCCCTTCTACTTTTTCTGGTCTGTTGAACTTGAAGGAACTTCTTCTTAGGGACAACAAGCTAACAAGACCCCCCACCGAGTCGTTCCAAAATACTAAAGTACTTAAAAGCCTTGATTTAGGAATGAACGACATGTATGTGATCCCCAAATCCTCTTTCCATTCCCTGCGCCATTTGCAAGTTTTGAGTCTTGATGGTTGTGGTATTCATATCATCGAAAGTGGTGCCTTCCTCGGACTAGACACCATTGTGTCTTTGTTCCTGCAGGACAATGAACTGCAGCATGTGCCTACCGATGTACTCCTGGATATTCCCTTTCTTCAGGAGTTGCACGTGGGCAAGAACAAATTAGAAAAGTTGGGTCCCGGTGACTTCAGGGGACTGCGCTCTCTTCGTACCATTTCGGTGAATGGTGAGGACACCCTCGAGGTCATCGAGAATGGCACGTTCACAGAGAATCATCAGTTAGAGCGCCTGATTATAAGCCACAACAAAATGCTGCGCAACGTCGAGAGTGGAAGCTTCCACGGTTTGGATAACTTAAGATTTCTGAGTCTCCGGGGCAACCAATTCACTACATTCCAGGAGGACATGCTTCACTGGGACAAACTTGACGTTTTCGACGTGCGAGAGAATCCACTCGTTTGCAACTGCAGCATTCTATGGCTTTGGAATCTgctgaaaagagaaaatttttccaCCTATGGAGAAGACGTTACAAAAGTCCGCTGCCAAGGTCCCCAACCTGTCAACGACAGGCTACTGGTGGAGATCGGTCCGGATGATATGAATTGCGAATCTCCTACTCTGACGCAGATTTTGACAATTGCCATCACTGGCGTTGGCATCTTTTTGGCTGCGGTGGCGCTACTGGCATTTTGGCATCGTTACAAATACGCGGCCAAACAGAAGAATAAACTGGGTCAAAGCAAGAGAACGCTTTATCAATACGGACAGAACTCGGAAAATTTTTCGCCCATCCTTTCTCAAATCGTTCAGCAGCCTTTTAAGAATCCGACCATTGCCGAATTATGA